actgggtcagaccaaaggtccatctagaccagtatcctatctaccaaccgtggccaatgccaggtgccccagagggagtgaacctaacaggtaatgatcaagtgatccctctcctgccatccatctccaccctctgacaaacagaggctagggacaccattccttacccatcctggctaatagccattaatggacttaacctccatgaatgtatcctcttttaaatgctgttatagtcctacccttcacaacctcctcaggtaaggagttccacaagttgactatgtgctgtgtgaagaagaacttccttttatttgttttaaacctgctgcccattaatttcatttggtgacccctagttcttgtattatgggaataagtaaataacttttccttatccactttctccgcatcactcatgattttatagacctctatcatatccccccttagtctctgcttttccaggctgaaaagtcctagcctctttaatctctcctcatatgagacccattccaaactcctaatcattttagttgcccttctctgaaccatttttaatgccaatatatcttttttgagatgaggagaccacatctgtacgcagtattcaagatgtgggtgtaccatcgattcatataagggcaataatgtattctccatcttattctctatcccctttttaatgattcctaacatcctgtttgcttttttgactactgctgcacactgtgtggacgtcttcagagaactatccatgatgactccaagatctttttcctgattccttgtcgctaaattagctcccatcgtattgtatgtatagttggggttatttccatttccatttatccacattaaatttcatttgccattttatttcccaagagtttggcttgtttagcataACCAAttgaagactgaggggagatctgattgctctctctaaatacatcagagggataaataccaggcagggagaggagttatttaagtgaagtgccaatgtggacacgagaagaaatggatataaattggccatcaacaTGTTTAaccttgaaattaggtgaaggtttctaaccatcagaggagtgaagttctggaacagcctcccaaggggatcAATGGGTGCAAGAAAACCCAAGTGGCTTCAAGCCTGAGCTCGATAAGTTCATGGAGCGGATAGTGTGATGGGACTACCTACAACAGCATGTAGCTGctctgcaactgctagcagcaaatatctccaatggctggtgatgggacgctagatgggaagggctctgagttactacagagaattctttccctggtgtctggctgcgggtctggcccacatgctcagggtctaaccgaTCGCCCTATTTGgagtagggaaggaattttctccctaAGTCAGATTGGCTGAGACTCTggggggttttgccttcctctgcagcatggggcacgggtcacttgcaggtttaaactagtgtcagtggtggattctctgtaacttgaagtctttaaatcacaatttgaggatgtcagtaactcGGCCAggggttaggggtctattacaacAGTGGGTGGGCGTgtactgtgcaggaggtcagactatatgatcatgatggtccctatGAGTCaatgagttactccagatttacactagtgtagcaGAGAGGAGCCTTTGTCCCTTTGAGCCTCATTGGGCCTGAGTCTAGCGCACTGGAGgaacccattgatttcagtagcagTGTCAAACTGGAATGGGGGGTGAATCTGTGCTGTGGTGTTAAAAACTTTTTCTGCAGCTACAGAAAACTTctttatattaatattaataacaccTCGCTGTTACAGAGCAATCTGtgttcattttatagatggggaaactgaggcaaggggtggtgaagtgaattgcccaaggtcacccagcaggccagtggcagaggctGAGCCAGGACTAAAACCCAAATCTCCTAAGTCCCAGTTCATTGcactatccactaggcaacaGTGCCTCTGGTTGAAATTGGAGAAACATTTATCTTAATTATTTActctctgttttttttcttcccccacttTGTCAAAGGACAGAAAAATTGATAGAAGGTGAGAATTTTACAGTAGTTTCAACATGAAAATGTgactattttaattatttttgtttgatgTTGTTTAGAAACATGAACATTTTTGGTAAATACAAAGTTTTTTTGACAAAGTCATTGAAAAAGTTTTGCCTAGCTGTAGGTGTTAGGCACTGAGCACCATATTTGTAAAGGTGCCTAAAGATCTAGATAGGTACCTAGGTGCCTTAAAATGAATGGGAAAAAGGTGCAcatgtgctttggaaaatcccactaggcacctaaatactttttaaaaattgcaaaaagCAAAACGAAGACAACTTTCATTTCACTTAGAAATTTCCCACTAAGCAATAGGGAAAAATGACAATTTGGGGTCTCTcttctttccccttcttttctACTTCCCCCTTGGATGGGGgaacaaaaaaagagaacataGAAATAGAAAAGAAGAGGAACCCGCCCACCCCCAATCTAAAGACTGACAAAAAAATTAGCTATTGAAATTGGAAATAAAATGGAAACTTTCATTTCACTTGAAATTTCCCATCAATAAATAAGTTTGGAAAAACtgatattttccctttttttggaCAAAATCCCATTTTTTGACAGGATAATTTTTTGGCTGGATAAAATCTCAATTAGTCCCAGCTTAGTGGGTTCAAAGCCCAGCCGATGAGCCCTGCGGAGGGATGTGAGCCAAGGACCAAGGCAACAACATTGTCACTACCAACACAGGAAGACTAGTAGCAGTATAGTCACTGCCATGATAAATTAGCCCTATTGGGGTTGGTGGTGGAACTCTAGGACCTTTCTCCTACACATCCCCTCCTGAGGTCCAAGCTCTATTTCTCCTCTGCCTCCACCTTTCTCCCCATTAGCTTGTTGAGCGCCCGCTTCATGTCCTCATTCCTCAGggtgtagatgatggggttcagCAAGGGGGTGATGGCTGTGAAGAACACCGACACCACCTTGTCCTCAGAGAAGCTGGTGGAAGGGCGGGAGTAGATGAAGATGCAGTGGCCCAGGAAGAGCGTCACCACTGTCAGGTGGGCGGCACAGGTGGAGAGCGCCTTGCGCCGCCCCTCGGAGAAGCGGTTCCTCAGGGAGACCAGAATGACGCCGTAGGAGCCCACCAGCACCATGAAGCAGACCACGGAGATGAGCCCCGAGTTGGAGATGATGAGCACCTCAATGATGTAGGTATTGGTGCAGGCCAGCCTGATGACCGGTGGCACGTCACAGAAGAAGTTGTCTATCTCCCGGGGCCCGCAGTACGGCAGCTTGATGGTCATGCTGGTCAGAGCTATGGAGTGCACGGTCCCGCCCAGCCACACAGCAGCAGTCAGCAGCAAACATACCTTGTGGTTCATGACGGTGAGGTAGTGCATGGGGTTGCAGATGGCCACGTAACGGTCATAGGCCATGACAGTGAGGAGGAAGATCTCTGTGCAGGTGAAAAGGTGGAGGAAGAACATCTGCGCCACGCAACCCCCAAAGGAGATGGTCTTCTCCGCTGAGAGGAAGTCAGACAGCATCTTGGGCACAGTGACTGAGGTGTGGCAGACGTCGATGAAGGAAAGGTTggtgaggaagaaatacatgggtgTGTGGAGGTGCCGGTCATGAATAA
Above is a genomic segment from Gopherus flavomarginatus isolate rGopFla2 chromosome 11, rGopFla2.mat.asm, whole genome shotgun sequence containing:
- the LOC127031395 gene encoding olfactory receptor 4E1-like isoform X1, coding for MAEAVTPNQTMVTEFILLGLSSNPEMQLILFMVFLPIYLLTLAGNILIMVTIIHDRHLHTPMYFFLTNLSFIDVCHTSVTVPKMLSDFLSAEKTISFGGCVAQMFFLHLFTCTEIFLLTVMAYDRYVAICNPMHYLTVMNHKVCLLLTAAVWLGGTVHSIALTSMTIKLPYCGPREIDNFFCDVPPVIRLACTNTYIIEVLIISNSGLISVVCFMVLVGSYGVILVSLRNRFSEGRRKALSTCAAHLTVVTLFLGHCIFIYSRPSTSFSEDKVVSVFFTAITPLLNPIIYTLRNEDMKRALNKLMGRKVEAEEK
- the LOC127031395 gene encoding olfactory receptor 4E1-like isoform X2 — protein: MHLEHCTMVTEFILLGLSSNPEMQLILFMVFLPIYLLTLAGNILIMVTIIHDRHLHTPMYFFLTNLSFIDVCHTSVTVPKMLSDFLSAEKTISFGGCVAQMFFLHLFTCTEIFLLTVMAYDRYVAICNPMHYLTVMNHKVCLLLTAAVWLGGTVHSIALTSMTIKLPYCGPREIDNFFCDVPPVIRLACTNTYIIEVLIISNSGLISVVCFMVLVGSYGVILVSLRNRFSEGRRKALSTCAAHLTVVTLFLGHCIFIYSRPSTSFSEDKVVSVFFTAITPLLNPIIYTLRNEDMKRALNKLMGRKVEAEEK